The window CCTCCATCGCGAAACGTTTCGCTTATAATGTTATTATAACACAGATTTGGTATTTTACAAGTTATTTATAGCCCATTTATGATAAGCATGATAATGGGGGTGGATAGGATGAGAAACAGGGTCGATATAAAAACAGCTTCTGATGCTTCCGTCACATGCCCCTTATATTCTTTGGATATAATCACTGTATTGGCTGCAATGGGCATACTGCATAAGATAACGGCTACGCCTCTTGTCATACCTGTAATACCTATACTTGTTAAGATGACAGCTAACAGCAGTGGAAAGATAATCATCTTTAATACACAATAGATGAGAATCTTGTGTTTGCTCAAGATATTGCTTATTTTTGCATCATAAAGGGACCCACCGATAACAATCATGGACAAGGGTGTGGTAATATTGCCCAGCATGGTTGTGCCATCAACGATTATTTTAGGTAATTGAATATGTAAGAAAAAGAGGATGAGCCCTATAACCGTTGCCATTAGCCCAGGGTTAACAAATTGCTTGTAGGACAAATCCAGCTTTCTTGCTTGGTCCGCATCAAAGGTAATAAAATAAATACCAACGGTATACAACAGCAAATTATAAGGTATATTGAACACGGAACCAATAAATAAGGCTTCTTCACCTAAAATAGCCAAAAGCATAGGGTAACCGATAAAACCTACATTACCAAACATGGCCATAAATCGGTATAGCCCTACATAATCATTAGCTACCCTTACAATCTTTGGCATGACAAAAGCCATAATAAACAAAAATGTGTAGGATATGATGGCTACGATGATGACATCCATCACTTCATGGATTAAGATGTTGTGACTCTTACTCATGGCTGATAAAATCATAGCGGGCATGGTGACATAGAATATTAAACGGGAATAATTGGTGATACTTTCTTCATTTATCAGCGTTTTCACTCTTAGGTAATAACCTAAAAACATGATAGCAAATAAAATGATGACTTGGGATAGTACAGATAAAAAGTTCATTCGTTCACCTACTCATTATGCATTGCCATCTATGGAAGCGTATTGCCAGCAGCCTTGTAGATAGCATACCATTCTTGTCGTGTCATGGTTACATGGGATGCCTTGCAAATATCCTTTAAACGTTGAATATTTGTGGTTCCAACGATGGGTTGTATGTTGGCTGGATGTCTTAGAATCCATGCGATTGCGATAGCACTATTCGTCACGTTATAACGAGCTGCTACCTCATCAATCTTATGGTTGAGTTCTGGAAATTTGTCATTATTCAAAAAGACGCCTTCAAAGAAACCATACTGGAAAGGCGACCAGGTCTGTATGGTTATATCATGAAGCCTACAGTACTCCAGAATACTACCATCTCGGTCAATGGATCTGTCAATTTTCATGTTCACATTCAGCCCAGAATCAATCATGCCCGTATTGGTTATACTGAGCTGTAATTGATTAATCATCATTTTATGGTTTGTATATTTGTTAAGCAGCTCTATTTGCATAGGGTTTTGATTACTTACGCCAAAACAACGTACCTTGCCACTTTCATAGAGTTTGGAAAAGGCTTCAGTTACTTCTTCTGGTTCCATGAGTGTATCTGGACGATGAAGCAGTAATGTATCAATATAGTCTGTCTGCAAACGCTTTAGACTCTGATCCACAGCATTCAAAATATGTGCTTTGGAAAAATCAAAGTAGCCGTCTCGTATACCGCATTTTGTTTGAATCAATATTTTTTCCCTTACACTTGGTTGCATACCGATTGCTTCTGCAAAGACTTCTTCAGATTTTCCTCCACCATAGATGTCTGCATGGTCGAAAAAGTTGATACCCTCTTCAAGAGCTGTGTTTATAAGTCTAGATCCTTCACTTTTTGAGAGATTGTTTATTCGCATACACCCTAAAGCAATTTCGGATGCGCTTATCTGTCCATTGGCAATGCTTATTTTTTTCATGGTTAACGCCTCGCTTTCTGTTTTGTTCGTTTATCATTGGATTTTTGGCATGACCTAATCATACCCCAAAAAACCATAAAAGTCCAAGGAAGTTTAACATTTTTGAGTTTGGTTAGATGACGCCCTGACTGTCCTATAGGAATAAAAAAGGAACCCCTATAGGGTTCCTAATGATTCTAGAATTCAGGTTCAATCAAGCCATAATTACCTTGCTTTCTCTTATACACCACATTCACTTCGTCGGTATCACCATTTCTAAAAACAAAGAAGTTATGTCCGAGTAAGTCCATTTCCATGCAAGCTTCTTGTACATTCATGGGCTTCATTTCAAAGCGTTTTGTTCTTACCACATCAATGGTGGTATCCTCAAAGTCTTCACTGTTTGTTTCTGTCACAAAATCTGTTTTGAATGTACCTGCATTCCGGTGTTTTGTGATTAACTTATTTTTATGACGAAGTAATTGTCTTTCAAGAACATCCACCACATTGTCAATGGCTGTGTACATACTCTCAGCTGCCACTTCGGCACGGATGATGTTCCCCTTTATTGGAATTGACACTTCTATGATATGCCTTAATTTTTGAACACTCATGGTTATCTGAGCTTCATTGTCAGGCGCAAAATACTTCTCCATTTTACT is drawn from Vallitalea pronyensis and contains these coding sequences:
- the hpf gene encoding ribosome hibernation-promoting factor, HPF/YfiA family; this encodes MRYIISGKNIEITKALKEATIAKLSKMEKYFAPDNEAQITMSVQKLRHIIEVSIPIKGNIIRAEVAAESMYTAIDNVVDVLERQLLRHKNKLITKHRNAGTFKTDFVTETNSEDFEDTTIDVVRTKRFEMKPMNVQEACMEMDLLGHNFFVFRNGDTDEVNVVYKRKQGNYGLIEPEF
- a CDS encoding aldo/keto reductase, encoding MKKISIANGQISASEIALGCMRINNLSKSEGSRLINTALEEGINFFDHADIYGGGKSEEVFAEAIGMQPSVREKILIQTKCGIRDGYFDFSKAHILNAVDQSLKRLQTDYIDTLLLHRPDTLMEPEEVTEAFSKLYESGKVRCFGVSNQNPMQIELLNKYTNHKMMINQLQLSITNTGMIDSGLNVNMKIDRSIDRDGSILEYCRLHDITIQTWSPFQYGFFEGVFLNNDKFPELNHKIDEVAARYNVTNSAIAIAWILRHPANIQPIVGTTNIQRLKDICKASHVTMTRQEWYAIYKAAGNTLP
- a CDS encoding AEC family transporter, whose translation is MNFLSVLSQVIILFAIMFLGYYLRVKTLINEESITNYSRLIFYVTMPAMILSAMSKSHNILIHEVMDVIIVAIISYTFLFIMAFVMPKIVRVANDYVGLYRFMAMFGNVGFIGYPMLLAILGEEALFIGSVFNIPYNLLLYTVGIYFITFDADQARKLDLSYKQFVNPGLMATVIGLILFFLHIQLPKIIVDGTTMLGNITTPLSMIVIGGSLYDAKISNILSKHKILIYCVLKMIIFPLLLAVILTSIGITGMTRGVAVILCSMPIAANTVIISKEYKGHVTEASEAVFISTLFLILSTPIIMLIINGL